Proteins encoded together in one Vitis riparia cultivar Riparia Gloire de Montpellier isolate 1030 unplaced genomic scaffold, EGFV_Vit.rip_1.0 scaffold763_pilon_pilon, whole genome shotgun sequence window:
- the LOC117910509 gene encoding uncharacterized protein LOC117910509 — protein MVKSDGESQVVGEQMEKSEAIPNPPPIITAAHRRHSHSPRQRTMSKSGPRFSGMQKQVLGLYRGFLRAARSKSPEDRRRIESFVSAEFRRNSKLVDRKNFLYIEYLLRREKLHGISSGRL, from the exons ATGGTGAAATCCGATGGTGAAAGCCAGGTCGTCGGCGAGCAGATGGAGAAATCG GAGGCCATTCCAAATCCACCGCCAATCATCACCGCCGCTCACCGCCGCCACAGTCATTCACCAAGGCAACGCACCATGTCGAAAAGTGGGCCAAGGTTTTCTGGAATGCAGAAGCAAGTTCTGGGGCTATACAGAGGATTCTTACGGGCAGCACGTTCTAAATCTCCTGAAGATCGACGACGAATTGAATCATTTGTTTCAGCTGAATTCCGCCGCAATTCTAAGCTTGTTGATCGGAAGAATTTTCTTTACATTGAATATTTGCTTCGCCGAGAAAAATTGCATGGGATTTCTTCGGGAAGATTATGA